From Cydia splendana chromosome 4, ilCydSple1.2, whole genome shotgun sequence, one genomic window encodes:
- the LOC134789593 gene encoding uncharacterized protein K02A2.6-like translates to IPHWRRRDSYLGSLPNFDYKSGEWSIFKGKLTQFFKVNANSITADNKCAVLITHLSDDSYRLARNLVYPRDLEVHTYDELIAVLDKHFKIKKCSFANKAKFYSATKKPDESLGDWAARLRGLASHCDLGNALETVLTDRFVLGLGSGPERDKLFEQDAATLTFVKALEVAEQAASARQAQVVVGENGSIGNAPIKEEPVFRAASAAIPGRGGARGRASRGGGAGAGRVTDIASGSKWHERDDVNRCNICGMKNHSAETCRYKGYKCGKCGVKGHLKKVCKLRFHNIQAQEGESETSCEDCEECALYNLRYEHYDPIILTVLINGDKFYMELDSGSGISVISDKCYKQYFSHIQLHKCNIKLCVYNGHKMTPMGVLLVNAEYNSIKDVLKIYVIPKGGPPLIGRDFMTKFGIKVTTEEYYNNNSIATDHYAGEVQQLLHSYADLFSEGLGKFNKFKISLRLKENVVPVFFKPRPVPFALKHRVDEELERLVGLGILVPVNFSKYATPIVPVLKENGKIKIAGDYSVTLNKDLVIDKYPMPRIEEVFAKLGGGERYTKLDLSNAYN, encoded by the coding sequence ATACCTCACTGGCGACGACGCGACTCTTATCTCGGTTCTTTGCCTAATTTCGACTACAAATCCGGAGAATGGTCTATTTTTAAAGGCAAATTAACTCAGTTTTTCAAAGTAAATGCTAATAGTATTACAGCCGATAACAAATGTGCAGTGTTAATAACGCATCTTTCGGACGATTCGTATCGCTTGGCACGTAATCTCGTGTACCCTCGTGATTTAGAAGTGCATACGTATGACGAACTTATTGCTGTTTTagataaacattttaaaattaaaaagtgttcGTTTGCTAATAAGGCGAAGTTCTACAGTGCGACGAAGAAACCAGACGAGTCTTTAGGAGACTGGGCGGCGCGGCTACGCGGGTTGGCAAGTCATTGCGACCTGGGCAACGCCCTGGAGACGGTGCTGACGGACCGTTTCGTCCTCGGTCTGGGTTCTGGCCCCGAGCGCGATAAGTTGTTTGAACAAGACGCGGCGACCCTTACGTTCGTCAAGGCGCTGGAGGTCGCGGAGCAAGCGGCTAGTGCTAGGCAAGCCCAGGTGGTGGTAGGCGAGAACGGCAGTATCGGCAACGCGCCGATAAAGGAGGAGCCGGTTTTCCGTGCGGCGAGCGCGGCGATCCCTGGGCGCGGCGGCGCCCGTGGTCGCGCCAGCCGCGGTGGCGGAGCTGGTGCCGGTCGTGTTACGGATATCGCATCGGGTTCCAAATGGCATGAACGTGATGACGTCAATAGGTGTAATATTTGCGGTATGAAGAACCACAGTGCGGAAACGTGTCGTTATAAAGGTTATAAGTGCGGCAAGTGCGGTGTTAAGGGACACTTAAAGAAAGTATGCAAACTAAGATTTCACAATATCCAGGCACAGGAAGGAGAATCGGAAACTTCTTGCGAGGACTGTGAGGAGTGTGCGCTATACAATTTAAGGTATGAACATTACGATCCCATTATTTTAACTGTATTAATCAACGGTGACAAATTTTATATGGAACTAGACTCGGGTTCGGGTATAAGTGTGATTTCCGATAAATgttataaacaatatttttctcATATTCAGTTACATAAGTGTAACATTAAGTTATGTGTTTATAACGGGCATAAAATGACGCCAATGGGTGTATTGTTAGTAAATGCTGAGTACAATTCAATTAAAGACGTCCTTAAGATATATGTGATACCTAAAGGAGGTCCACCCTTAATTGGTCgtgattttatgactaaattcGGCATTAAAGTTACTACTGaggaatattataataataatagtatagCCACTGACCATTACGCCGGGGAGGTTCAACAATTATTACATTCTTATGCCGATTTGTTCAGCGAGGGATTgggaaaatttaataaatttaaaatctcACTTCGCCTTAAAGAAAATGTTGTAccagttttttttaaaccccGACCAGTCCCCTTTGCCCTTAAGCACAGAGTCGATGAGGAACTCGAACGCCTTGTTGGTTTAGGTATATTAGTACCAGTGAACTTTTCGAAGTACGCGACTCCAATTGTTCCGGTTTTGAAGGAGAACgggaaaattaaaattgcagGCGATTATTCGGTAACGCTAAACAAAGACTTGGTTATTGACAAATACCCTATGCCGCGTATAGAAGAAGTGTTCGCGAAATTAGGAGGCGGCGAACGTTATACAAAACTAGATTTGAGCAATGCGTATAACTAA
- the LOC134790020 gene encoding general odorant-binding protein 56a-like, translating to MKTLLVLAAFAAVTYANNVHLSQSQKDKVQQYTVECMKQSGVKPEVLAEAKKQNFKDDEALKKFMLCFFQKSGIIDRDGRLNVDVALSKLPQGADKAGVKKALEECRTKKGRDSADTAFEVFKCYHRATPTHVVF from the exons ATGAAGACTCTGCTGGTATTAGCTGCGTTTGCTGCAGTAACTTATGCTAAT AACGTGCATCTATCACAATCACAAAAGGACAAGGTACAACAGTACACCGTAGAATGCATGAAACAATCCGGGGTCAAACCCGAAGTTTTGGCCGAAGCGAAGAAGCAGAATTTCAAGGATGACGAAGCGTTGAAGAAGTTTATGCTTTGCTTCTTCCAAAAGTCCGGGATTATAGACCGCGATGGAAGATTGAACGTCGACGTGGCCCTATCGAAGTTGCCCCAGGGCGCGGATAAGGCGGGAGTGAAGAAGGCTCTGGAAGAATGTAGGACAAAGAAAGGCAGAGACTCCGCTGACACTGCTTTTGAAGTTTTCAAGTGTTATCATCGCGCTACTCCCACACATGTTGTgttttaa
- the LOC134790024 gene encoding N-alpha-acetyltransferase 35, NatC auxiliary subunit, translating to MGDSDDYFDGVGAMESMPDAPEVTYNWVDVTTDFFKYIQDLQLGELLHDGHLFGLFEAMSAIEMMDPKMDAGMLCNRGNPKPLNFQQAVQAGKLKIDDLEPSELIGIIDATMACIVSWLEGHSLAQTVFTNLYLHQPHSINNRTLKAYCIAVYKLLDCIRDCINKAQVFEEEDFQPMGYGYRLGSNPQTGNTFDPNLEVPEQKCIAMLREQEEELNKKARASGEEDNVWTALAARIRFTRMFYQALLLITKKDPQSGADCVALLNGCSEMMKVIIKTAGLGTQPAENSDSPNPMGFEPMINQRLLPPTFPRYTRIKPRAEALAYCDELVSRLRRAWKITSCTNFHTALDFFMEFSRQRACILSRSALQLLYLSPSPASTASMAQSAMNAPPGQPRPPHAFVEILRESVRSFVNPPALTPKSPIPTPQAREFVENFLARCVRPFAVLLQVCGHNRARQRDKLALLLDEFAALQEEAESVDAVVSGAAGTAPRACFGTWLLYHVLRVMIAYLLSGLELELYSVHEYHYIFWYLYEFLYGWLVSALGRAEGLAGEGGRRDARKGARKKKRSRPYAREALMCQVMQNMCGGYYKALVAFKLQGKIRQPQSQFDNEAVRYKHRFAPLSVLTPPQVHYHEFTEMTQPAQYENPVILYLGGCKHFQQARSLLETITTPDQEITDLLKVAKTNFVVLKLLAGGHKRDSTTPPEFDFTVHRHFPIIKLV from the exons ATGGGTGACAGTGATGATTATTTCGATGGTGTTGG GGCCATGGAGTCTATGCCTGATGCGCCTGAAGTCACATACAACTGGGTTGATGTCACCACTGATTTCTTCAAATATATACAAG ATTTACAACTAGGTGAACTCTTACATGATGGCCACCTGTTTGGCTTGTTTGAAGCCATGTCGGCTATTGAAATGATGGACCCGAAGATGGATGCTGGGATGCTTTGTAACCGAGGCAACCCCAAACCACTCAACTTTCAGCAGGCTGTTCAG GCAGGGAAACTGAAGATTGACGACCTAGAGCCAAGTGAATTGATTGGCATAATAGATGCAACAATGGCCTGCATTGTCTCATGGTTGGAAGGTCATTCCCTGGCGCAGACTGTCTTCACAAACCTGTATTTGCATCAGCCCCATTCAATAAACAACAGGACTCTAAAGGCTTATTGTATTGCTGTTTATAAGCTGCTGGATTGTATAAGAGATTGTATTAACAA AGCCCAAGTGTTTGAAGAAGAGGACTTCCAACCAATGGGCTATGGTTATCGTCTGGGCTCGAACCCGCAGACTGGCAACACTTTTGATCCCAACTTGGAGGTGCCGGAGCAGAAATGTATTGCCATGCTCCGAGAACAGGAGGAGGAGCTTAATAAGAAGGCTAGAGCTTCTGGTGAGGAG GACAACGTGTGGACCGCGCTAGCCGCTCGCATCCGCTTCACCAGGATGTTCTACCAGGCCCTTCTCCTGATCACCAAGAAGGACCCTCAGTCTGGTGCCGACTGCGTGGCCCTGCTCAATGGCTGCTCCGAGATGATGAAGGTCATCATCAAGACGGCTGGGCTGGGGACTCAGCCTGCAGAGAATT CGGACTCTCCGAACCCGATGGGGTTCGAGCCCATGATAAACCAGCGTTTGCTCCCGCCCACGTTCCCGCGCTACACTCGCATCAAGCCGCGGGCCGAGGCCTTGGCTTACTGCGACGAGCTCGTGTCGAGGCTGCGCCGCGCCTGGAAGATCACCTCCTGTACTAACTTCCACACGGCACTG GACTTCTTCATGGAGTTCAGCCGGCAGCGCGCCTGCATTCTCTCCCGCTCGGCCCTACAGCTGCTGTACCTCAGCCCGTCCCCCGCCAGCACGGCCAGCATGGCACAGAGCGCCATGAACGCGCCGCCCGGACAGCCGAGACCGCCGCACGCCTTCGTCGAGATACTGCGAGAGTCTGTTCGAAGCTTCGTCAATCCACCGGCGTTGACGCCCAAGTCACCTATACCTACACCGCAG GCACGCGAATTCGTCGAGAACTTCCTCGCTCGCTGCGTTCGTCCGTTCGCAGTGTTACTGCAAGTCTGCGGACATAATCGTGCGCGCCAGCGAGACAAGTTGGCCCTCTTGTTAGATGAATTCGCAGCGTTGCAAGAGGAG GCAGAAAGCGTGGACGCAGTAGTGAGCGGAGCGGCCGGCACGGCGCCGCGGGCGTGCTTCGGCACGTGGCTGTTATACCACGTGCTGCGCGTCATGATCGCCTACCTGCTGTCCGGGCTCGAGCTGGAGCTCTACAGCGTCCACGAGTACCACTACATATTCTG GTACCTGTACGAGTTCCTGTACGGCTGGCTGGTGTCGGCGCTGGGCCGCGCGGAGGGGCTGGCGGGGGAGGGGGGGCGGCGCGACGCGAGGAAGGGCGCGCGCAAGAAGAAGAGGAGCCGGCCCTACGCCAGGGAGGCGCTCATGTGCCAGGTCATGCAGAACATGTGCGGGGGATATTATAAG GCTTTGGTAGCGTTCAAACTGCAAGGCAAGATCCGGCAGCCCCAGTCACAGTTCGACAACGAAGCCGTGCGTTACAAGCACCGCTTCGCACCATTGTCCGTACTCACTCCACCGCAAGTCCACTACCACGAGTTCACGGAGATGACGCAGCCTGCACA ATACGAAAATCCTGTGATACTATATTTAGGAGGATGCAAACACTTTCAGCAAGCTAGATCGCTTTTAGAAACTATCACAACTCCAGATCAAGAG ATAACCGATCTTCTAAaagtagcaaaaacaaatttcgtAGTATTAAAGCTGCTAGCCGGCGGTCACAAGCGGGACTCGACTACGCCGCCAGAGTTCGACTTCACTGTACATAGACATTTTCCCATTATCaaacttgtataa
- the LOC134790023 gene encoding uncharacterized protein LOC134790023, whose product MRTVVILVLAGFASLAAASSWKQKKIGKHFFSNDAMDVTDFSVYYDLETNKTITRMMPRPWYKPGWMLRLPFTGGPCSCKELRCTCCTGIRIQSLNFDRKTCAVLTFDPSDSMIEMDVQMNNATVYKTSFSAANAPPFCIPIPVPYLPPGLVDMCIRLFDITLIDQGVHVCMDMDTRIDKAPVLILHFDCMDMGLKGVMLSKPGSATTTKPVASDGANSTAEPEQIDSDVFDTVTERSPTTEAPTVNFVKYI is encoded by the exons ATGAGAACAGTAGTGATTTTGGTTTTGGCGGGATTTGCGAGTTTAGCTGCCG CATCGTCATGGAAACAGAAGAAAATTGGGAAGCATTTCTTCTCCAATGATGCCATGGACGTGACAGATTTTTCCGTGTATTACGATTTAGAAACAAACAAG ACAATAACGAGGATGATGCCCCGGCCGTGGTACAAGCCTGGCTGGATGCTGCGACTCCCGTTCACAGGAGGACCCTGTTCGTGTAAGGAACTTCGATGTACATGCTGTACCGGGATCAGGATACAGAGTCTCAACTTTGATAGAAAAA CATGTGCAGTACTGACCTTTGACCCATCGGATTCTATGATCGAAATGGACGTACAAATGAACAACGCTACTGTTTACAAGACTTCATTCTcag CTGCAAATGCTCCGCCATTCTGCATTCCCATCCCAGTTCCGTACTTGCCGCCTGGCCTCGTCGACATGTGTATACGCCTATTCGACATTACCCTCATAGACCAAGGGGTACATGTTTGCATGGACATGGACACTCGTATAGACAAAGCTCCTGTCTTG ATTCTTCACTTCGATTGCATGGACATGGGACTGAAGGGAGTAATGCTGTCCAAACCTGGTAGTGCTACTACAACTAAGCCGGTGGCCTCCGACGGAGCTAACTCTACTGCTGAACCTGAACAAATAGACAGTGATGTCTTTGACACCGTGACCGAAAGGTCGCCAACGACTGAAGCACCGACTGTCAACtttgttaaatatatttaa
- the LOC134790022 gene encoding uncharacterized protein LOC134790022 has protein sequence MAEESAEPSCQLRRRRSAGNPNLPLNLEVGYQVNEGGPSHGTPSPSPGCIKFAASSRSPTSSSALLEFRKKQQSFDIQIEECEEEEIVIESDEETEPGTPAPMINRAVTPTPIQDFAANVVYTEGPQVTDFLKVKTIEQDCLTDVSDADSDAEGDGEE, from the exons ATGGCAGAAGAATCAGCTGAACCTTCCTGCCAGCTGCGTAGACGCCGCTCCGCGGGCAACCCGAACCTGCCCCTGAACCTCGAGGTCGGGTACCAGGTGAACGAAGGGGGGCCCAGCCACGGCACCCCGTCTCCGTCTCCTGGGTGCATCAAGTTTGCTGCGAGCTCGAGGTCGCCCACGTCTTCTTCAGCCCTTTTAGAGTTTAGGAAGAAGCAGCAGTCTTTTGATATACAG ATCGAGGAGTGTGAAGAGGAAGAGATAGTAATAGAGAGTGACGAGGAGACCGAGCCGGGCACCCCAGCTCCCATGATCAACCGTGCCGTGACGCCCACGCCTATACAGGACTTCGCTGCCAACGTCGTTTACACTGAAG GACCTCAAGTAACGGACTTCCTGAAGGTCAAAACTATAGAACAGGACTGCCTCACAGACGTCTCGGACGCGGACTCGGACGCCGAAGGCGACGGCGAGGAGTAG